The DNA window AAGCCAATCAATATGGTAGTCAAGGGGCCGCTGTCATGTCGGCCACTCAGTCCCAACGAAACGGGGTTGTTGTCGGACGACGGACGGGCAAGCACGAAGAGTTGCAATCGACAGGCTGTATGTGGATATGTGTGGATATTTGTGGCTATGTGGTACGTAACTCGGGGGATGGCTTGATTGAGTGGGACTGTTTCAAGATAGTTCCCCGTCAGCATTTGATGTTCAGCTGCACTTTGCAGAACAGGAGGCCCCATGCTTCTCTCCTCGGAAAATTCAATAACTGACCCAGTTCAGGCCCTGTCCTAGCCCACTTTCTTCACTACACTTCCATTCCCCTCTTTTCTGTTATCAACTGTCCCCGTCTTTTGGCGTTTCCTCCGGGAAATGTTTGAGCTCACATCCTGGCAGTGGGCTTTCCCCGAGCTGGCTCTGTTTGTTGTTATGTAATAGACAACTGGCAGAAGCACGAATCTGGCATATCGATTTAGccattaaaaaatagaaagaacAAAAAGCGGAGCAGCGAGGTGGCATAAATGGTCGCCCAGGTAAAATTATTAGGGGTTGGGTGTACTCTTGTTGTGTAACACCGTCGAAGGCCTCGGGATAATGGACTCCTAGTCATAGAGCCAAGCTTATGAGATGGCTACCGTGAACTTAGCCAAGTTTATTGGccatttcacttttatttgagCCTTTCTGCCATAGAGAACTACTCAGTTTTCCTCGATTTGCTTATAGTCCATTCTCCTTTGAACCACTCGAAGTTTGAGTTTGTTTTGTAATCACTCAAGCACTTTGTTCTCCGTTATTTTGGAGtcacttttcacttttaaGTTGGCAGTTATATAATACCAGACCCCACGCATATTGTCTGTGCTTTTCCATAAAGACTTTCTTTggaagttttcttttatttatttacgtAAGAGTGGAGACATTTGGAATTTCCCTGGCGTTCGAACTATTTCAAGCTGATGACACCAAAGTGGAATAAAAACCCCCGAAATGAAAAGCGAAAAGAAAGTGGGGCGTCGGGGAAAGGGCTCAGCAAATGGGTGGGGGAGGTATCCGCGCGAAGAATGTGGTAAAAGGGGTGGTCTGTGGGCTAAGGGGTGGAAAGTTGTGGGTGAAGGGTTCCGGCGGGTGGTCCGATTTAAGTGCGATTTCAGTGCAAATTCTCTCGCAAGGACGAAGCACAAAGTCAAAGCGACCGAGAGAAacagagaaagagagaaccCGTCACCCTGAGAATGAGAAAGAGAGAGGGTGGGCTTCCGACGAAAGAGAGGGGTGCGAGCGCCCTTCTGAGAAACCAAGCGAAAAAGTTAAATCGATAGTGAACCGCGCCACTGAATCGGGATTATCTAACACGGCGTTAGCGCCGATGGTCCCAAAACTGCGAATTCTCGCCACTTTAAACCCAGTTTGATTCCTCGGCTACCTTTAACGATGTCACGCAGTCGAACTCGGACTCACAATTTTCGGTATTATGGCCAAAcgtttacttattttttgtggACTCTGTGATGCGATCACGCGACGCGATGCAACCCCAAACACGGTGAAATTCTTTCTGCGCGCTCTGTCGAATCCGCAGTTGTCCGCAGGCCGCTTCTGTGGCGGCCGGCGAGTTTTCCCAAAAAGTTCTCTGGAGACTTCTGCGAGAACGAGACTGCGCACCAAACCCAGACAATCCTCAAAGCTCATACATGTGTTTAATGTTGCATTCCTAACTGTTTTAGAAGTCtgtaaaaatttaatgtaatgtaattaAAAGGTTATACACATTTACGacactaaaaatatataaaaggtTTTTCACCGTTCCACTGTGGTGACCTGCTCAAAAACGCTGTCAAAATGTTGTTAgggttttaaaattgtttgaattGCAACACTAAAAACAAATGGATTCCACATGCAATCAAAgataaaaagtaatatatgATGATTAGTTCTTCCACTACTGGTTTTACGATTACGTATGAGCTAAGTTTGCGTTTCAAAATAGAATTCTAGCCAATAGGAAACAGCAGCATTTTTGTGCATATTTGAAAATGGTATAATGGCGCCAAAGATTCTTATAAGTACATGAACGAATGGGAGCTATGCGATTAACAAATTCTTCGCATGTACCAAAGCAATGTTTTTTAGTGACCGAAGATTTCAAAGTTCACCCGCAATGCATATGACATGGTCATACTATTGGCCGCGAAAAATttgacaaatttaaaaaaaagaaaatggtgcacaaataaacaaattagcGCCCAGCATCCTGGCAATGGGTACTGATGTCCCCTCCAGCTGTCCCTTAGCGGGCGGCCTTTTTCCTCCTCCCTATCAAAGCCAGCGCGTCCTACCGACTGGAATTCCGGTTAATCTGTCGTCGTTCCAGATGTACACGGAGCTCTGAACCAAAAGGTCATTGAGGGCACCACAATTGATTTAAACAGCAACACATTGTGGCACAGGATGGTCTTGCTCGTCGGCTTCACAACCAGTTTAGCTTCCGAAGCCTAGCTCGATATGTTACTGCTCTTTTTGCTGTGTGCTGATTCCGGCCGCTTGTCCAAGATCAAGCCCAAGTACTGCTCCTGGGGGGATTGTGGGGTAAGGATGTCGTGAAGCTCCACCCTAGAAAAGATCTGATCTCTCAAAGTGAAACTTCGTTGTTGCGAGTTTCatcaatttatatatatatttcaccTATTTGTCCACTTGCCCCCAGAGTCAAGAATTTCCTGTGATCCTTGACGCTTCGAAACGGTAAGAGAAGTTCACAAGGAAGGCAGTGTCGGCGAATGTGCCCGGCTCTTTAGGACATGGCAGGTCAATAGTAAACAGGCTATACAAAACGGGACAGAGAACGTTTCCTTGGGGAACGCCCTCGCTTGATCAAGCATCTACGACTTTCAACATATTTGTTTACCCGCAGGATAAAAAATCTCCTTAAATTGTTGACTTGTTGATAACTCGAAATTGTAAAATACACATAAACGGAGATTATTCCAAAATGTTTTCTGACCATCTCAATTCTTTAATGCGctgaaatattacaaattaagttatttttgGCCAACGTGTCACACCACACAGTACTTTTTCTTTAAGGTATTTTTGCCGTTTCTGTAAATTGTACTAAAATATATGGATTTTTAcccacttttattttatttctacatCGTTAATAAGTaagctttttataaatattaatatgacAGTGTAAGAAATGTAAAAGCACCACAGTCGAGTCACTCGAGTGCTTCGACTATCCATATATAGTCTTACCGATTTAAAAATCGGAGATGAGGGTACTGGGGGTTAAGGGTCAGCTTGAGAGAGAAGCTAGTAACGATGCCAGTGTTCCGAAGTTGCAGGGCGCCTGttactttttaatgaattaatgTAAAAAAGTCCTATTTCGACTGCAGTTCTCGGGAATCCCTGAAATGCGCATGCACAATCACAAGGTTCTATCTCTTATAATTTCTTAGATTTTGACGCTAGTGATCTTATCAAGAATACTTGCATGTACCTATTTTAAAGGGTCCTAAAGGAATTCTGCCTATACATACACTTATTTTGCAATGTACCCTTTTACCTTACGATTACCAAGTACAGCAACGGCGACCGAATGTAAGCATTATGCTGCTTTTATTCAACTCTTAATTGCTGTCATTACTTTGGTCCAGAAGGCTTGAACTTCGGGATCCTGCATTAGAGTGCGTTTTTTAACGTTCAACACCATGTTCAGAATGTCTGCGTTTTTGCAACAGTCCCGTCTTACGGATTTGGCGTCCGTCGCCTCCAGAGAAATACCCTCTTGTTCCTGTTCATCCAGATCCGGCTCCGCGGCCGGACTGCCGAGTTGTCCCACTAAAAACCAATATGCTAATGTTATGCTTACACAAAACGTAGAATACCACCTTTTTTGCTCTTTGATGCCTCCGTTTTGGGTTTTTCTGTGCGCTTTTGATTGGTTTTTCGAGGCTTGGAATCATCTTTTCCCTTGCAGCGCTTCGAATTCGCAGTACTCGGCAATAGCTCTGTGCTGTCGACGGAATTTTCTGCGTCCTGTTGCAAGCGCCGCTTGACATGCAAATTCAAACGTTCTCTAATGTTCGGCTGTTCCACTTTAACTTGAACATGCGAGGATTCTGCcatatttttcgtttttaaaacaaaacaatttccaTTCAGTCGATCAGTGTGACCCCTTACAGGCCTGTAAAAATAGGTCAACTATAGCTAAAATAGCGAATTTAAAATGCCATATTCCCACTGATTGATTTCgattctgttttgttttgaagCACTACTAAAATTATTTGAGTTCTTGACAAATTATTTCGAGTTCTTTAACATATCCGCTTGTTATTGGCATGAAATAAGTCATCTTATTTCTACCACCTTATGACTACCTTGGGCAAGATGCAAGACGCAGCCTCTTTGTATCGTTAGTAAACTCCAGCTAGCGTATATACTTTACAGAACCCAGATTGTGCCATCGCTAGAATATATCGGAGTTCCGAACCCAGAGGTGCATTCTTAAATAATGGCAAATCTGGTATTTTCCAGCTCCGCCATGTTGGATTCAGCACACAGTTATCAGAAGCAATCGAGAAATCTCTTCGCAGCGTTGAAAAAATAGGCAATTACGTCTTAAAAGCTTGCCCATTCTACCAAAAACATACGTAAAGTGTGAAGTAAAGGACAAACCAGCGATCTATCATTAATTGAGGGCCAAGCGATCGCGAAAAACACGCGAAATCGACGTTTTGCAAAACGTTCGCAATACGCGTCGCCATtggtgtgtgcgagtgtgcgtgtgagtgGGGGAGTATTGGTGAGAGCGTCTGTGTGTATGTGCGAGCGAGCGGCCCCTATGAAAgttaacaacaacaacgccagcaAAGGacccacaacaacaacagcgttttaattttctaataatGAGTGTCGCTGCAATGACTATGGACGATCAAAGACCCTTGATGAACAGTTACGATAAAATGCCCCCGACCAAATACGAGCAAAACCTAAATATCCTAAGCAGCAGCCAAACTAGCGGAGTCAGTGGCGGCCCCGCCTCCCCAACGCCCACGGGCCTGGAGGACACGTCGTCAcaccatcaccatcatcaCCTTCCGCACCATCATCACCATCAGGAGCAGCAACacttgcagcagcaacagcagcagcagcaacacgcaGCAGCTGTTGCAGAGGCTGTTGCAGCCGCCGAACAGCGACAACGCTTGCTCGAAGGTATTTTGCACATTTTGGTACACTGCTATCTGATCAGAGATCTGATCTGTATAATACCCctttatacatacatactcTTTCAAACCCAAAAACCACGATTCAAAGTGTCAACTCTGTGTAAATTGAATGAACGAAGCCACAGAAAACCTGGTTTATTTAGTTTACTTCTCTCCCCCTCCACTTGGGTTTTTGTGTCACTGAATTTGTTTATGAAAAACACTCGGAAAAGAACTCAACGTACATCATTATGTGAATCGAATCGAAGCGAACACTCTCTTTACGAACAATCTTTCAGCGGCGTTTTGGTTATGGCTtgagttatttttttatacacctCCGCAGCAAAGTTCCATGCAGTGAAAGTGCTTTAAAAGGACCACAAAAGAAG is part of the Drosophila biarmipes strain raj3 chromosome 2R, RU_DBia_V1.1, whole genome shotgun sequence genome and encodes:
- the LOC108029396 gene encoding uncharacterized protein LOC108029396 — translated: MAESSHVQVKVEQPNIRERLNLHVKRRLQQDAENSVDSTELLPSTANSKRCKGKDDSKPRKTNQKRTEKPKTEASKSKKVGQLGSPAAEPDLDEQEQEGISLEATDAKSVRRDCCKNADILNMVLNVKKRTLMQDPEVQAFWTKVMTAIKS